From the Ctenopharyngodon idella isolate HZGC_01 chromosome 3, HZGC01, whole genome shotgun sequence genome, one window contains:
- the kcnh6a gene encoding potassium voltage-gated channel subfamily H member 6a isoform X6, with translation MSLKQKLKPVLSLGADVLPEYKLQAPRIHKWTILHYSPFKAVWDWIILLLVLYTAVFTPYSAAFLLNEQEDERRRTCGYTCNPLNVVDLVVDVMFIIDILINFRTTYVNHNDEVVSNPARIAQHYFKGWFLIDIVAAIPFDLLIFRSGSDEPQTTTLIGLLKTARLLRLVRVARKLDRYSEYGAAVLFLLMCTFALIAHWLACIWYAIGNVERTSSARIGGMKIGWLDNLADQIGKRYNDSDSFSGPSIKDKYVTALYFTFSSLTSVGFGNVSPNTNPEKIFSICVMLIGSLMYASIFGNVSAIIQRLYSGTARYHTQMLRVKEFIRFHQIPGGLRQRLEEYFQHAWSYTNGIDMNAVLKGFPECLQADICLHLNRSLLQNCKAFRGASKGCLRALAMRFKTTHAPPGDTLVHSGDVLTALYFISRGSIEILREDVVVAILGKNDIFGEPISLYARPGKSSADVRALTYCDLHKILRDDLLEVLDMYPDFSDNFWSNLEITFNLRDADRIMHQTPSEDSDCGYRRPRHRRNPLQRNRPDGMDRDGIDTYPVQSCSPVGNHRGAIPLSHWDELCSNASAASLSSEEDLKPLVSGRGTDMYSPGTEMQEYSHSAVSHLPPGNSTASAMGGPLGGPHPYTAAPLNVSGLYSYLSDRRASQYSESQRHSSAVQACFHHHSPCVEDRPNQLQARLELLQSQLNRLETRMTADINVILQLLQRQMAPVPPAYSAVSPEPLAHPAHPTSLYTTATHNTMPSLQITDSTSPGKSPDLDSFKEKSPDSLSSGIHLTVASNDTMSMSPETELAVPTGEPHLQPPGLLCRSLRFPSLPDSLESPSTLEGSPEIQRHLSDPVLPGS, from the exons GTACTGTCACTCGGGGCAGATGTGCTTCCTGAGTACAAGCTTCAAGCTCCACGCATCCACAAGTGGACCATCCTCCACTACAGCCCGTTCAAAGCAGTATGGGACTGGATCATCCTACTCCTGGTGCTCTACACGGCCGTCTTCACGCCCTACTCGGCTGCCTTTCTCCTCAACGAGCAGGAGGACGAGAGGAGGCGCACCTGCGGCTACACCTGCAACCCCCTCAACGTAGTGGACCTGGTGGTGGATGTCATGTTCATTATTGATATCCTAATCAATTTCAGGACCACTTACGTCAATCACAACGACGAGGTGGTCAGCAATCCCGCTCGCATCGCTCAGCATTACTTCAAGGGCTGGTTCCTCATAGACATTGTGGCTGCGATTCCCTTCGACCTGCTCATTTTCAGATCAGGTTCTGATGAG CCTCAAACAACCACTCTGATTGGCCTATTAAAGACTGCGCGGCTGCTGAGATTGGTGCGAGTAGCGAGGAAACTGGACCGTTATTCTGAGTATGGTGCAGCAGTGCTCTTCCTCCTCATGTGCACCTTCGCCCTCATTGCCCACTGGCTGGCGTGTATCTGGTACGCCATTGGCAATGTGGAGCGCACCAGCTCTGCCCGTATCGGAGGGATGAAGATCGGCTGGCTGGACAACCTGGCCGACCAGATTGGCAAGCGCTACAATGACAGTGACTCCTTCTCCGGCCCCTCCATCAAGGATAAATATGTAACTGCACTGTACTTCACCTTCAGTAGCTTGACCAGTGTGGGATTCGGAAACGTCTCTCCTAACACCAACCCTGAGAAGATTTTCTCCATTTGTGTCATGCTCATTGGCT CCCTGATGTATGCCAGTATCTTTGGCAACGTGTCAGCTATAATTCAGAGGTTGTATTCAGGCACAGCTCGCTACCACACTCAGATGCTACGTGTGAAAGAGTTCATCAGGTTTCATCAGATCCCAGGAGGTCTTCGGCAACGACTGGAAGAGTACTTCCAGCACGCCTGGTCCTATACTAACGGCATCGACATGAACGCT GTGTTAAAGGGTTTTCCGGAGTGTCTGCAGGCTGACATCTGTCTGCATCTGAACCGCAGTCTGCTGCAGAACTGTAAGGCATTCCGGGGGGCGAGCAAGGGTTGTCTGCGGGCTCTGGCCATGCGTTTTAAGACCACCCATGCCCCACCCGGTGACACTCTGGTGCACAGTGGAGACGTACTGACCGCACTGTATTTCATCTCCCGCGGCTCTATAGAGATCCTCAGAGAGGATGTGGTCGTGGCCATTTTAG GTAAGAATGATATTTTTGGGGAGCCCATTAGTCTGTACGCCAGGCCAGGGAAATCAAGTGCTGACGTGAGGGCTCTGACGTACTGTGACCTGCACAAAATCCTGAGAGACGACCTGCTGGAAGTGTTGGACATGTACCCCGATTTCTCTGACAACTTCTGGAGCAACCTGGAGATCACATTCAACCTTCGAGAT GCAGACAGAATCATGCATCAAACCCCAAGCGAGGACTCAGACTGTGGGTACCGTCGACCCAGACACCGGAGGAACCCCCTACAGCGAAACCGGCCTG ATGGGATGGACCGAGATGGGATAGACACGTACCCAGTCCAGTCCTGTTCTCCTGTGGGGAACCATCGGGGGGCAATACCGCTCTCACACTGGGATGAGTTATGCAGCAATGCCAGTGCTGCTTCCCTGTCCAGTGAGGAGGACTTGAAGCCCCTGGTGTCCGGCCGAGGGACAGATATGTACTCGCCAGGGACAGAGATGCAGGAATACTCCCATTCTGCAGTCAGCCATCTGCCTCCGGGCAACAGCACAGCTTCTGCCATGGGAGGACCACTGGGAGGGCCACATCCGTACACAG CAGCTCCTCTGAATGTGTCGGGGTTATACAGCTATTTGTCCGACCGCAGGGCCAGTCAGTACTCTGAGAGTCAGAGACATTCCTCTGCAGTGCAGGCCTGCTTCCACCATCACAGCCCCTGTGTTGAGGACAGACCGAACCAACTGCAAGCCCGCCTGGAGCTGCTCCAGTCGCAACTCAACAG ACTGGAGACCAGGATGACAGCTGATATAAATGTGATCCTGCAGTTGCTGCAGAGGCAGATGGCACCTGTACCCCCCGCATACAGCGCAGTATCCCCTGAACCGCTGGCCCACCCTGCTCACCCCACCAGCCTATACACTACAGCAACGCACAATACTATGCCATCTTTACAGATCACTGACAGTACATCGCCTGGTAAG AGCCCTGACTTGGACAGCTTCAAAGAGAAGTCTCCAGACTCTTTGTCCAGTGGGATCCATCTGACAGTTGCCTCTAATGACACCATGTCCATGTCCCCAGAGACAGAGCTGGCTGTGCCCACAGGAGAGCCTCATCTACAGCCCCCGGGACTGCTGTGTAGAAGCCTGCGCTTTCCATCACTCCCGGACAGTCTGGAGAGTCCAAGCACACTGGAGGGATCACCAGAAATCCAGAGGCACCTGTCCGATCCAGTCTTACCTGGAAGCTAG